The DNA segment CTGCCTCGAACCGCTCAAATGTCTGCTCAAGCAAGTGGCTTTCGACCCGGAGCTCGATCGGCTGTGGCTGGTCGGCGACCTGGTCAACCGCGGCCCGCAATCGCTGGAGACCCTGCGTTTTCTCTACGGCATGCGTGACTCGCTGGTTTGCGTACTGGGTAACCATGACCTGCACCTGCTCGCTGCGGCCAACAACATTGAGCGCCTGAAGAAATCCGATACCCTGCGCGAGATCATTGAAGCCCCCGACGCGGCCGATCTGCTCGAGTGGCTGCGCCAGCAAAAGCTCATGCACTACGACGAGCAACGCGAAATTGCCATGGTGCATGCGGGCATTCCTCCGCAGTGGTCCTTGCGCAAGGCCCTGAAGTACGCGGCCGAGGCCGAAGCGGCATTGCGTGACGACAACCTGTTTCCGCTTTACCTGGACGGCATGTACGGCAATGAGCCGGCGAAATGGGACAGCGAGCTCACGGGCGTGACCCGCCTGCGCGTCATCACCAACTATTTCACCCGCATGCGCTTCTGCACCGCCGAGGGCAAGCTCGACCTCAAGAGCAAGGAAGGCCTCGACACCGCCCCGCCGGGCTACAAGCCCTGGTTCCAGCACAAGGAGCGCAAGACCCGCGGTCTGCGGATCATCTTCGGTCACTGGGCTGCGCTGGAAGGCGATGTTCACGAACCAGGCATCTCGGCGCTCGACACCGGTTGTGTCTGGGGCGGCAGCCTGACGCTGATGAACGTCGACAGCGGCGAGCGCGTGTCGTGCAAATGCGATGAGCACGGCGGGCTTGTACCAACCGTCACCCCACTTATCCCCGAAACTCCGCCAGTCAGCGCCCCGCGTTAGACTGCGTATTCTGCCGAGCTACAGGAACCCGCCATGAGCGAATTCAAACGAATCCCCCCGGAACAGGCCCAGGCCCTGCGTGAACGAGGCGCAGTCGTGGTTGATGTCCGTGATCCCGCCACCTTTGCCGCACTGCATATCAGTGGCTCGAAGCATTTGGACAACCATTCCTTGCACGCTTTTATCCAAGGCGCCGATCTTGATGCACCGACTGTCGTCGTTTGCTATCACGGCAATTCCAGCCAGGGTGCGGCCGCCTACCTGATCAGCCAGGGCTTCTCCGACGTCTACAGCATGGACGGCGGTTTCGAGTTGTGGCGTACGACTTATCCTGCAGAAACCGCGCAAGGCACGCCCGAATAATTTTTTTTGTCACGCGCAGGCCCCGGCTGCCGTGGGCCTGCGCAGGGCAGACGAACGGTCTGCCACAACTAATTACGTATCTCCCCTTTACCTCCCGAATTCCCAACTATCCTTAAGCCCAGGCCATCCAAAACAGGGGAGAGCCGGTACACCGGCGCACGGGTCATCGGGAGTGACTTTCAAGGTTGTCGACCGCGAAAGTGTTCTGGGGGGTAAACAAGTGGCCACAGCGGCTGCTTGCCAGCATCGACTGAGTGATCCGGCGTCGGCTCCACGTATCGAGCGAGGTGACGTCATGAGTATCTTTAGCCACTTCCAACAACGCTTCGAGTCCACACGCCAGGAAGAACTCTCGCTGCAAGAGTACCTGGAACTGTGCAAGAAAGACCGGAGCGCCTACGTTTCCGCCGCCGAGCGTCTATTGATGGCCATCGGCGAACCGGAACTGCTCGACACATCGACCAATTCGAGGCTGTCGCGCATCTTCTCCAACAAGGTGATCCGTCGCTATCCGGCCTTTGAAGACTTCCACGGGATGGAAGAATGCATCGACCAGATCGTCTCGTATTTCCGCCATGCCGCCCAAGGCCTGGAAGAGAAGAAACAGATCCTCTACCTGCTCGGCCCCGTTGGTGGCGGTAAATCGTCCCTGGCCGAGAAGCTGAAACAGCTGATGGAAAAGGTGCCCTTCTACGCGATCAAGGGTTCGCCGGTATTCGAATCGCCCCTGGGTCTGTTCAACGCCACCGAAGATGGCGCGATCCTCGAGGAAGATTTCGGCATTCCACGGCGCTACCTGAACACCATCATGTCGCCCTGGGCGACCAAACGCCTGGCCGAATTCGGTGGCGACATCAGCCAGTTCCGCGTGGTCAAGTTGTACCCGTCGATCCTCAATCAGATCGCCGTGGCCAAAACCGAACCGGGCGACGAGAACAACCAGGACATCTCGGCGCTGGTCGGTAAGGTCGACATTCGCAAACTCGAGGAATACCCACAGAACGACGCCGACGCCTACAGCTACTCCGGTGCGCTGTGCCGGGCCAACCAGGGCCTGATGGAATTCGTCGAAATGTTCAAGGCACCGATCAAGGTGCTGCACCCATTGCTGACCGCCACCCAGGAAGGCAACTACAACAGTACCGAAGGCCTCGGCGCGATTCCGTTCACCGGGATCCTGCTCGCGCACTCCAACGAATCGGAGTGGCACACTTTCCGCAACAACAAGAACAACGAAGCCTTCATCGACCGGATCTACATCGTCAAAGTGCCGTACTGCCTGCGCGTCAGCGACGAGGTCAAGATCTACGACAAGTTGCTGTTCAACAGTTCGCTGGCGAAGGCCCACTGCGCACCGGACACTCTGAAGATGCTGGCGCAGTTCACCGTGTTATCTCGCCTCAAGGAGCCGGAAAACTCCAACATCTATTCGAAGATGCGCGTCTACGACGGGGAAAACCTCAAGGACACCGATCCGAAGGCCAAATCGATTCAGGAATACCGCGACTCGGCCGGCGTCGACGAGGGCATGAACGGCCTGTCGACCCGCTTCGCGTTCAAGATCCTGTCCAAGGTGTTCAACTTCGATCCGCATGAAATCGCCGCCAACCCGGTGC comes from the Pseudomonas sp. RSB 5.4 genome and includes:
- a CDS encoding symmetrical bis(5'-nucleosyl)-tetraphosphatase, which translates into the protein MTTYAVGDLQGCLEPLKCLLKQVAFDPELDRLWLVGDLVNRGPQSLETLRFLYGMRDSLVCVLGNHDLHLLAAANNIERLKKSDTLREIIEAPDAADLLEWLRQQKLMHYDEQREIAMVHAGIPPQWSLRKALKYAAEAEAALRDDNLFPLYLDGMYGNEPAKWDSELTGVTRLRVITNYFTRMRFCTAEGKLDLKSKEGLDTAPPGYKPWFQHKERKTRGLRIIFGHWAALEGDVHEPGISALDTGCVWGGSLTLMNVDSGERVSCKCDEHGGLVPTVTPLIPETPPVSAPR
- a CDS encoding PrkA family serine protein kinase, with product MSIFSHFQQRFESTRQEELSLQEYLELCKKDRSAYVSAAERLLMAIGEPELLDTSTNSRLSRIFSNKVIRRYPAFEDFHGMEECIDQIVSYFRHAAQGLEEKKQILYLLGPVGGGKSSLAEKLKQLMEKVPFYAIKGSPVFESPLGLFNATEDGAILEEDFGIPRRYLNTIMSPWATKRLAEFGGDISQFRVVKLYPSILNQIAVAKTEPGDENNQDISALVGKVDIRKLEEYPQNDADAYSYSGALCRANQGLMEFVEMFKAPIKVLHPLLTATQEGNYNSTEGLGAIPFTGILLAHSNESEWHTFRNNKNNEAFIDRIYIVKVPYCLRVSDEVKIYDKLLFNSSLAKAHCAPDTLKMLAQFTVLSRLKEPENSNIYSKMRVYDGENLKDTDPKAKSIQEYRDSAGVDEGMNGLSTRFAFKILSKVFNFDPHEIAANPVHLLYVLEQQIEQEQFQAETRERYLRYLKEYLAPRYIEFIGKEIQTAYLESYSEYGQNIFDRYVLYADFWIQDQEYRDPETGEILNRVALNEELEKIEKPAGISNPKDFRNEIVNFVLRARANNNGKNPTWLSYEKLRVVIEKKMFSNTEDLLPVISFNAKASKEDQQKHNDFVTRMVERGYTDKQVRLLSEWYLRVRKSQ
- the glpE gene encoding thiosulfate sulfurtransferase GlpE — its product is MSEFKRIPPEQAQALRERGAVVVDVRDPATFAALHISGSKHLDNHSLHAFIQGADLDAPTVVVCYHGNSSQGAAAYLISQGFSDVYSMDGGFELWRTTYPAETAQGTPE